One Paucibacter aquatile genomic window, AGGTTGTGATGGCATTTTTGGCCAGCCTGATCTCGCGCCTGAAATGGGACAGCAGCCTGCATCGCATGCTCGAGTCTTTGCGTGTGGTGTTTCTGCCCCTGGTCAATCCGGGCGGCATCTGGCGTGGCACCCGGGCCAATCCTCAGGGCGTGGATTTGATGCGCAATGCCCCCGTGGATGCCGGTGCCGGCGCCTCGCCCTGGGTGGGTGGTCAGCGCCTCAGCGCCAAACTGCCGTGGTACCGCGGTATCGAGGCCGGGCCGATGGAGGCTGAAAGCCAGGCCTTGTGTGGTCTGGTGGAGCGTGAACTGCTCAGCCACGGGCAATCGCTGGCGGTCGATTGCCATTCGGGTTTTGGCCTGGTCGACCGGATCTGGTTTCCTTACGCCCATTCAGCGCGGCCGATCCCTCACCTGGCCGAGATGCACGCGCTGAGTCAGATCCTCGATCAGACCCACGCGCAACACCGTTATGTTTTTGAGCCGCAGAGCCGCCAGTACCTCACGCATGGCGACCTGTGGGACCATCTCTACCTGCAGGCCTGCAGCCGCCCGGCCTGCCTGCACCTGCCATTGACCCTGGAGATGGGTTCATGGCTGTGGATCAGGAAGAATCCTCGGCAATTGTTTTCCCGTCACGGCATGTTCAACCCCTTGGTCAGTCATCGTCAGCAGCGTGTGCTGCGCCGCCATATCGCATGGCTGGATTTCATTCTTCGGGCGGCGGCCGGCATGCCGCGCTGGTTGCCTTCGGGGCCGCAGCGGCTCTGGCATGAAGAGCAGGCCTTGAATCGCTGGTACCGGCGGGGAGCACGTGCATGAGCGGGGTGAAATCGTCGGCATTGGCGGACACCGTGCCCCAGGCTTTGCTGCCCTCAGAGCCCGCAGTTTCTGATGAGGCTGCGACCTGGGTGTTGTTGCGTGGCCTGTCCCGCGAGTCCGGGCATTGGGGGGAGTTCCCGCAGCAGCTCTTGCGCAAGATCCGTGAACAGCAGCCGGGCGCGCAGCTGATCATGTTGGATCTGCCGGGCAATGGCATGCTGCACCGCCAGTCCAGCCCGAGCGAGGTGCCGGCCATGGTGGAGGCTTGTCGTGCGCAGCTGGCGCGCTTTGGTGTGCAGGGTCCTGTCCATGTGCTGGCCATGTCGCTGGGTGCCATGGTGGCCAGCGACTGGATCGCCCGCCACCCCAGCGAGGTCTGCGCCGGAGTCTTGATCAACACCAGCTTGCGTCCTTTCAGCCCTTTTTACCGCCGCTTGCGGCCGCTGAACTACATGACCTTGCTGATGCTGAGCCTCAGCCGCCTGGGCTATCGCCAGCGCGAGGCCAAGGTGCTGCGCATGACCACGCGATTGCTCAAGCAGCCCGAGGCGGTGTTGGATCACTGGGTGGCCTTGCAACGCGAGCGGCCGGTGGGTGTGCGCAACACCGTGCGCCAGTTGCTGGCGGCCGCGCGCTATGAAGCCAGCCGGCGCCGCCCGGCGGCGCCCATCCTGCTCTTGTGCAGCAAGGCCGATCGCCTGGTCGACTGGCGCTGCTCACAGGCCATCAGCCGGGCCTGGGGTGCGCCTTTGCGCCTGCATGAGCATGCCGGGCATGATCTGCCGCTGGATGATGGCCCCTGGGTCGCGCAGGCCGTGGGTGACTGGCTCAAGATGCGTCGCATGCAGGGCCTGGATCACGGCGAGTGGCATTGATGGCGGAGGCGCGATGCGGCGCAGGCTGAGCGCTGCGCAGCAGGGTGCTTGCGACTTTGACGCGGTCCAGACGCAAAAAAGCCCGCTTGCGCGGGCTTTTCGACTTTGCACCAGAACTGGTTGTTAGGCGGCCAGCGCCTTGATCTTTGCCGACAGACGGCTCTTGTGACGAGCAGCCTTGTTCTTGTGGAAGATGCCCTTGTCAGCGACCGAGTCGATCACCGATTGAGCGGTCTTGAACAGTTCGGCGGCCTTGGGCTTGTCGCCAGCGATCACGGCCTTTTGCACGTTCTTGATGACCGTGCGGAAATGGGAGCGCAGAGCCGTGTTGGCTGCGTTGAGCTTGATGTCCTGGCGAGCGCGCTTGAGGCCCGATGCCGTACGGACAGTCTTCTTGACTTTGGAAGAGGATGCCATGCTGTAAATCTACCCAGTTGGTGCAAAGACCGCGAGTATAGCACTGAAATAACAGTGAAACAAAGGCCCATGCGGCGTTGGCCGCTCGAAAGCGACGAGGGCGCACATCATAATGCGTCGCCCGGCTCGCCATCAAGCGCGCCGTGGCCTGCTTTCGGTGTGACCTGTGCGACTTGCTTGCGGCTTGGTTTCGCGCAGCTGAAGCGGAGGGCGAGGGCGGTAGTTCTCGCGCATGCCGCTGCGCCGCCGGCTTGGTTTGCCTCGGCCCCTGTTCTTTCTTTTTGTTTGAGCCCGCTGCGCACGGCGCAGCGGCCGTCTTGCTCTTGATTGAGTCTGTGTCGACCATGAATTTATTGCGCGCTGCGTCCCTGATTTCCATCTTCACCCTGGTGTCGCGCATCACCGGGCTCATGCGCGAGCAGATGGTGGCGGCCATGTTCGGTGCGGGCGTGCTGTCGGATGCATTCCTGGTGGCCTTTCGCATTCCGAATATGTTGCGCCGCCTGTTTGCGGAAGGTGCTTTCTCGCAGGCCTTTGTGCCGGTGCTGGCGGCCACGCGCGCCAAGCATGGTGACGAGGCGACCCGTGATTTGATCGATGCGGTGGCCTCGGTGCTGGCCTGGGCTCTGGCGGCCACCTGTGTGATCGGCGTGCTGGCGGCGCCGGTGCTGGTCTGGATGCTGGGCTCTGGCATGCCTGACAAGGGACAGGATGCGGCCGTGGTGATGACGCGCTGGATGTTCCCCTACATCGGCTGCATGTCCATGGTGGCCTTGGCGGCCGGCATTCTCAACACCTGGAAGCGTTTCATGGTGCCGGCGGTGACGCCGGTGATTCTCAACCTCTGTGTGCTGGCTTTTGGTTGGTGGATGACACCGGTGGTGGCGGATTGGGGTTGCCCGCCGATTTATTCGATGGCCGTCGGGGTGATGGTCGGTGGCGTCCTGCAATTGCTGATTCAATTCCCGGCGCTGAGCCGCATTGGCGTGCGCCCGCGCATTGCGTTTCGTCCCTCGGGCCTGCGTCGCGCCAGCACCCACCCCGGCGTGGGCACGATCTTGCGTCAGATGGGGCCGGCCCTGCTGGGCGTGGGTGTGGCCCAGCTGTCCTTGTTGATCAACACGCAAATTTCCAGCCACATCGCCGAAGGCGCCACCTCCTGGCTGAACTACGCCGACCGCCTGATGGAATTCCCCATGGCTTTGCTGGGCGTGGCCCTGGGTTCGGTGCTCACGCCTCAGCTTTCGGCCGCGCAGGCCAAGGACGATGGTCAGCAGTATTCCGATCTGTTGGATTGGGGCTTGCGCCTGGTGCTGCTTTTCGGTCTGCCGTGCGCCGTGGCGCTGCTGGTGTTTGCCGAGCCGCTGGTGGCGGTGCTCTACCACCGCAAGGCGTTTCTGGCGGTCGATGTCGTGAACACCGGCCATGCGGTCATGGGTTGGGGCGTGGGTTTGATGGGCTTGCTGGCCATCAAGGTGCTGGCGCCGGGCTTTTATGCCAAGCAGGACACGCGCACGCCGGTGCGCATCGCCATCGGCGTGCTGGCTTTGACGCAGCTGTTCAATCTGATCTTTGTGCCCCTGGTGGGCGTGGCGGGGCTGGCCTTGTCGATTGGCCTGGGCGCCATGGTCAATGCTTTCTGGTTGCTGCGTGGCCTGCGGCGGCAGGGCAGCTACCGTCCGGTGGCGGGCTGGTGGCTGTTTGCGCTCAAGGTGGCGCTGGCCAGCGCAGCCATGGGCGTGCTGCAGTGGCAGCTGGCGCAGCGCCTGGACTGGATCGCCCTGGGCAAGACCGAGGGTCTGCGGGCGCTCTGGATGGCGGGCAGCCTGGGCGCGTCGGCCTTGCTGTACTTCTTGCTGCTCACGGTCATGGGCTTGCGTCTGCGACAGTTCATGCGCCGCGCCTAAACTGAGGCCATGAGCCATTCCCTGCGCCTGGAGGCGCCCACGCCGATCGAGTACTTTGCCGCGCTGGTGGCCGAGGATGCGGGCCTGAACCTGCTGGAGGCGGCCGCCTCGCTGGCGCAGGATGAGCACCCGGATCTGGATGTGCAGGCCGTCTTGTCCGAGGTGGATGCGCTGGGCTTGCGTCTGCGCCAGCGCCTGCCGGCCGATGCCTCGGCTCAGAGCAAGTTGCGCAGCCTGTGCCGCTACTTCTACGAAGAGCTGGGCTTTGCCGGCAACGTCAACAACTACTACGAGCGCGAC contains:
- a CDS encoding M14 family zinc carboxypeptidase, yielding MPGFHSSSAQRSLSLPAPALPELAELEHLLQQGGALLQRHHLGDVVLPGGSLPVLALTLGNPDPAVPAVGFFGGVHGLERIGAEVVMAFLASLISRLKWDSSLHRMLESLRVVFLPLVNPGGIWRGTRANPQGVDLMRNAPVDAGAGASPWVGGQRLSAKLPWYRGIEAGPMEAESQALCGLVERELLSHGQSLAVDCHSGFGLVDRIWFPYAHSARPIPHLAEMHALSQILDQTHAQHRYVFEPQSRQYLTHGDLWDHLYLQACSRPACLHLPLTLEMGSWLWIRKNPRQLFSRHGMFNPLVSHRQQRVLRRHIAWLDFILRAAAGMPRWLPSGPQRLWHEEQALNRWYRRGARA
- a CDS encoding alpha/beta fold hydrolase, with the translated sequence MSGVKSSALADTVPQALLPSEPAVSDEAATWVLLRGLSRESGHWGEFPQQLLRKIREQQPGAQLIMLDLPGNGMLHRQSSPSEVPAMVEACRAQLARFGVQGPVHVLAMSLGAMVASDWIARHPSEVCAGVLINTSLRPFSPFYRRLRPLNYMTLLMLSLSRLGYRQREAKVLRMTTRLLKQPEAVLDHWVALQRERPVGVRNTVRQLLAAARYEASRRRPAAPILLLCSKADRLVDWRCSQAISRAWGAPLRLHEHAGHDLPLDDGPWVAQAVGDWLKMRRMQGLDHGEWH
- the rpsT gene encoding 30S ribosomal protein S20, with product MASSSKVKKTVRTASGLKRARQDIKLNAANTALRSHFRTVIKNVQKAVIAGDKPKAAELFKTAQSVIDSVADKGIFHKNKAARHKSRLSAKIKALAA
- the murJ gene encoding murein biosynthesis integral membrane protein MurJ, producing MNLLRAASLISIFTLVSRITGLMREQMVAAMFGAGVLSDAFLVAFRIPNMLRRLFAEGAFSQAFVPVLAATRAKHGDEATRDLIDAVASVLAWALAATCVIGVLAAPVLVWMLGSGMPDKGQDAAVVMTRWMFPYIGCMSMVALAAGILNTWKRFMVPAVTPVILNLCVLAFGWWMTPVVADWGCPPIYSMAVGVMVGGVLQLLIQFPALSRIGVRPRIAFRPSGLRRASTHPGVGTILRQMGPALLGVGVAQLSLLINTQISSHIAEGATSWLNYADRLMEFPMALLGVALGSVLTPQLSAAQAKDDGQQYSDLLDWGLRLVLLFGLPCAVALLVFAEPLVAVLYHRKAFLAVDVVNTGHAVMGWGVGLMGLLAIKVLAPGFYAKQDTRTPVRIAIGVLALTQLFNLIFVPLVGVAGLALSIGLGAMVNAFWLLRGLRRQGSYRPVAGWWLFALKVALASAAMGVLQWQLAQRLDWIALGKTEGLRALWMAGSLGASALLYFLLLTVMGLRLRQFMRRA